Proteins co-encoded in one Gleimia hominis genomic window:
- a CDS encoding GTPase, whose product MRLFERWGGTNPLMKTKVLNGIVEELDGDLLAEDERRLRQLNRNLRARAALSADYAVVALLGATGVGKSSVFNQIFKADLATVGYQRPTTTAPLAACAPKEEAGELLDWMQIKDRVLVPAEQTVAENVIVVDMPDIDSIDRKNRALVERLLQRVDVMVWVTSPQKYADDVLHNQFIKRFAKHSRDTVVILTHADTMTAEQSEQVRADLERLVKNDGVTGARIVLTSARSGEGTRQLRMHLHDVARLAAKRGQRMHADLQEATDLLADRLADEQEIEPVDAQALPTQITKAAGEAMDAPALSRRVAGAYRYRAGRYCHWLPFRIARRFTHDPLKDLKLGAVEPGGNPAARARLSQAMRSVLATYTDLRPRIWGKIARQRWQ is encoded by the coding sequence ATGCGACTGTTTGAACGGTGGGGCGGCACGAATCCCCTCATGAAAACCAAAGTGTTGAACGGGATCGTGGAGGAACTGGACGGTGACCTGCTTGCGGAGGATGAACGGCGCCTACGCCAGCTGAACCGCAACTTGCGGGCACGCGCCGCACTGTCGGCCGATTACGCGGTGGTGGCGTTGCTGGGGGCAACGGGGGTAGGTAAATCCAGTGTGTTCAACCAGATCTTCAAAGCGGATCTGGCGACGGTGGGGTATCAGCGCCCCACCACCACCGCCCCGCTGGCGGCGTGCGCCCCTAAAGAAGAGGCGGGGGAACTGCTCGACTGGATGCAGATCAAAGACCGGGTGTTGGTTCCGGCGGAGCAAACGGTTGCGGAAAACGTGATTGTGGTCGACATGCCGGACATTGATTCGATCGACCGTAAAAACCGCGCGCTCGTGGAGCGGCTGCTGCAACGCGTGGACGTGATGGTGTGGGTGACTAGCCCGCAGAAATACGCCGACGACGTGCTTCACAACCAGTTCATTAAACGGTTTGCCAAACACTCGCGCGACACCGTGGTGATTCTAACGCACGCCGACACCATGACGGCGGAGCAAAGTGAGCAGGTGCGGGCTGATCTGGAGCGGCTAGTAAAAAACGATGGGGTAACGGGAGCGCGCATTGTGTTGACCTCGGCGCGTTCCGGGGAGGGCACGCGCCAGCTGCGCATGCACCTGCACGACGTGGCTCGCCTAGCCGCAAAACGGGGTCAACGGATGCACGCAGATTTGCAAGAAGCCACTGATTTATTGGCCGACCGGCTGGCGGATGAGCAAGAGATTGAACCAGTTGACGCGCAGGCGCTGCCCACGCAGATAACCAAAGCTGCGGGCGAAGCCATGGACGCGCCCGCGTTGAGCCGCCGCGTTGCCGGGGCTTACCGTTACCGGGCCGGTCGGTACTGCCATTGGCTCCCGTTTAGAATCGCCCGCCGATTCACCCACGATCCCCTCAAGGACCTCAAATTAGGGGCAGTGGAGCCAGGGGGAAATCCGGCGGCCCGGGCGCGACTGTCGCAAGCAATGCGGTCGGTACTGGCCACGTACACAGACTTGAGGCCGCGCATCTGGGGAAAAATTGCTCGCCAGCGCTGGCAGTGA
- a CDS encoding DEAD/DEAH box helicase → MENTVRFADLNLPAPIMSAIEKLGFETPTPIQAEAIPPLLDGRDIVGVAQTGTGKTAAFGLPMLAHLDPSEPRVQAIVLAPTRELAVQSGDAIASFAADLPDITVVTVYGGAPYPPQIRALKNGAQIVVGTPGRIIDLIEKDVLHLDQVKVLVLDEADEMLRMGFAEDVETIASAAPQPGERITALFSATMPPAIQRVAQQHLIEPVRVEIAPQSSTVDTVEQTYAILGFRHKKEALARVLSTADTDAAIVFVRTRVDVDDVSSDLTRRGFKASGLSGDVSQAERERIIARLRDGSLDVLVATDVAARGLDVERIGLVVNYDVPREAEAYVHRIGRTGRAGRTGRSLTFFTPKERFRLKQIEKLTGTHMTQAGIPTRRDVASHTGKQLLAEVAPRLERGHLDLYEELLETVTQQLGLDYPQVAAALLANAVGDTGQNRGAAQHADEDFANGSFETGGKKRKGRGSRAGTRMEPTGSGKRYRVEVGRKDGVKPGAIVGAITGEAGLSGDDLGRIEIFPTFSLVDIAGELPASALRKIARATVAGRRLRIREDTGPEPNDSTHRKHRGKSKSFSDRGGRGFDRNAHRAKRRSFKNGRR, encoded by the coding sequence TTGGAAAATACCGTACGTTTCGCTGACCTGAACCTGCCTGCGCCCATCATGAGCGCCATCGAAAAACTGGGGTTCGAAACCCCAACCCCCATTCAAGCTGAAGCCATTCCACCGCTTTTAGACGGCCGCGACATCGTTGGCGTAGCCCAAACGGGCACGGGGAAAACCGCTGCGTTTGGCCTGCCCATGCTCGCCCACCTCGATCCGAGCGAACCGCGAGTCCAAGCCATCGTGCTGGCCCCCACCCGCGAACTGGCCGTGCAAAGCGGCGACGCGATCGCATCTTTCGCCGCGGACCTGCCGGACATTACGGTGGTAACCGTATACGGCGGAGCGCCCTATCCACCGCAGATCCGCGCCCTCAAAAATGGCGCCCAAATTGTGGTGGGCACCCCGGGGCGGATAATCGACCTGATCGAAAAAGACGTTCTGCACCTAGACCAAGTGAAGGTTCTCGTGCTCGATGAGGCCGATGAGATGCTCCGCATGGGATTTGCAGAAGACGTGGAAACCATCGCTTCTGCCGCGCCGCAACCCGGAGAGCGCATTACCGCACTATTCTCAGCCACCATGCCACCGGCGATTCAACGAGTCGCCCAGCAGCACCTGATTGAGCCGGTACGCGTCGAAATCGCCCCGCAGTCCTCCACCGTCGACACCGTGGAACAGACCTACGCTATCCTCGGTTTTCGACACAAAAAAGAAGCGTTAGCACGCGTACTCTCCACCGCCGACACGGACGCAGCCATAGTGTTCGTCCGCACCCGCGTGGACGTGGACGACGTGTCTTCCGACCTGACACGGCGCGGTTTCAAAGCCTCCGGCCTGTCCGGAGACGTGTCCCAAGCTGAACGGGAACGCATCATCGCTCGGCTGCGCGACGGATCCCTCGACGTCCTCGTCGCAACCGACGTGGCTGCACGCGGACTAGATGTGGAACGTATTGGCCTAGTCGTTAACTACGACGTACCGCGTGAAGCAGAAGCCTACGTGCACCGGATTGGCCGCACTGGGCGAGCTGGCCGCACCGGCCGCTCCCTCACATTCTTCACCCCGAAAGAACGCTTCCGCCTCAAGCAAATCGAGAAACTCACCGGCACGCACATGACTCAGGCAGGGATCCCAACCCGGCGGGACGTGGCGTCTCACACGGGGAAACAGCTGCTGGCGGAGGTGGCGCCGCGCTTGGAACGCGGCCACCTCGACCTGTACGAAGAACTGCTCGAAACCGTAACTCAGCAACTCGGCTTAGATTACCCGCAGGTCGCCGCGGCACTGCTGGCAAACGCTGTGGGTGACACCGGACAGAACCGCGGCGCGGCGCAACACGCGGATGAAGACTTCGCGAACGGCAGTTTCGAAACCGGTGGGAAAAAACGCAAAGGCCGCGGATCACGTGCCGGCACACGCATGGAACCAACCGGCAGTGGAAAACGCTACCGCGTAGAAGTTGGCCGCAAAGATGGAGTGAAACCCGGGGCGATTGTCGGCGCAATTACCGGTGAAGCCGGGTTGTCGGGCGACGATCTGGGGCGCATTGAAATCTTCCCCACGTTCTCGCTCGTGGATATCGCCGGTGAACTCCCCGCGTCGGCGCTACGCAAAATTGCCCGCGCCACCGTTGCGGGCCGCCGGCTGCGGATCCGCGAAGACACGGGGCCAGAACCCAACGATTCTACTCACAGGAAGCACCGCGGGAAGTCAAAATCGTTTTCTGACCGTGGGGGCCGCGGGTTTGACCGCAACGCCCACCGGGCAAAACGGCGGTCGTTCAAAAACGGTCGGCGCTAA
- a CDS encoding dynamin family protein → MAKLGAVNVNRVDALAQLQEQLRALTFPFEVENAQAAQTLARRRAQQLEDLIIPRAQQLDAPLLCVVGGSTGAGKSTLVNSLLGEGVVQTSAIRPTTRTPTLIYRAEDAPWFESTRVLPSFTRVRGSGAGESAGENALRLQVNDRVPRGLALLDAPDLDSFVDRNRALAVQLFDAADLWIFVTTAARYADAVPWEVLREAHARSVALSIVLNRVPPGATNVVRGDFARLLADAGLSDAPLICVNEMPLQHDRLDPASVRTVKNWLSSLSDTAHTRAQVAKRALEGTVAELFTDVEHLLQVLSRQTLVRTDAASVVDENQRVALRRLEQATQNGKLLRGEVLSRWQAMLGVADISAGIDRIVTRVKSRVSGFFTGRNARADEVKEILGSNLSTIICDELARAVQHARTTWRANPAMRPFEAQVVPLSQEKLQHEARAAVKNWERAVVDLIKRQGANKKTSARMLAFGVNLLGLALIIVLFASTGGLTGAEVTVAGATGIVAQRVLEAVFGDAAVAAMTQRAHGALKTQMSRALERAMEPLTDALPDLVSSSEIQQALARARREWTEG, encoded by the coding sequence GTGGCCAAGCTGGGAGCTGTAAACGTGAACCGGGTAGACGCGTTAGCGCAGCTGCAAGAGCAGCTGCGTGCCCTCACGTTCCCTTTCGAAGTTGAAAACGCGCAGGCGGCGCAGACACTCGCGCGGCGGCGCGCCCAGCAGCTGGAGGACCTCATTATCCCCCGGGCCCAGCAGCTGGATGCGCCCCTGCTGTGTGTAGTCGGTGGGTCCACGGGGGCGGGGAAGTCGACGCTGGTGAACTCCCTGCTCGGTGAGGGTGTGGTGCAGACCTCCGCGATCCGGCCTACCACTCGCACCCCGACGCTGATTTACCGGGCGGAGGATGCCCCGTGGTTCGAATCCACCCGGGTGCTTCCTTCGTTCACGCGGGTGCGCGGTAGTGGTGCGGGCGAGTCAGCCGGGGAGAACGCGTTGCGCCTGCAGGTGAACGATCGGGTTCCGCGCGGGCTCGCGCTGCTAGATGCCCCGGATTTGGATTCGTTCGTTGACCGCAACCGGGCGTTGGCGGTGCAACTATTTGATGCGGCGGACCTGTGGATTTTTGTTACCACTGCCGCGCGTTACGCAGATGCGGTTCCGTGGGAAGTTTTGCGTGAGGCACACGCTCGCTCGGTGGCTCTGTCGATTGTGCTGAATCGGGTACCACCTGGGGCAACGAATGTGGTTCGCGGTGATTTTGCGCGGCTTTTAGCGGACGCGGGGCTTTCTGACGCGCCCCTTATTTGTGTGAACGAGATGCCTTTGCAGCACGACCGCTTAGACCCAGCTTCGGTGCGGACCGTGAAGAACTGGCTGTCCTCCCTTTCCGACACTGCGCACACGCGCGCTCAAGTGGCGAAACGAGCGTTAGAAGGCACGGTTGCGGAACTGTTCACGGACGTCGAGCACCTGTTGCAGGTCTTATCGAGACAGACGCTGGTACGTACCGACGCCGCATCTGTGGTGGATGAAAACCAGCGGGTGGCACTGCGGCGCTTGGAACAGGCAACTCAAAATGGGAAACTTCTGCGTGGCGAAGTGCTGTCCAGGTGGCAGGCCATGCTGGGGGTTGCAGACATTTCCGCGGGGATTGACCGGATTGTTACGCGGGTAAAATCGCGGGTGAGCGGGTTTTTCACCGGGCGGAACGCGCGCGCAGACGAAGTGAAAGAGATTCTCGGCTCTAACTTGAGCACAATAATTTGCGACGAACTGGCGCGCGCAGTGCAGCATGCTCGCACCACTTGGCGTGCAAATCCGGCGATGCGCCCCTTTGAAGCGCAGGTAGTTCCGCTTTCCCAAGAAAAGTTACAGCATGAGGCCCGCGCAGCTGTAAAGAACTGGGAACGCGCGGTTGTGGACTTGATTAAACGCCAGGGGGCGAACAAGAAAACGTCTGCCCGTATGCTCGCATTCGGTGTGAACCTTCTGGGCTTGGCGCTGATTATTGTCCTGTTCGCCTCCACTGGCGGGCTAACCGGTGCTGAAGTTACGGTGGCGGGTGCAACGGGCATAGTTGCTCAACGCGTGCTCGAAGCCGTGTTCGGTGACGCAGCGGTAGCGGCAATGACGCAACGGGCGCACGGAGCATTGAAAACGCAGATGAGCCGCGCACTGGAACGAGCCATGGAACCGCTTACAGATGCGCTTCCAGACCTCGTTTCCTCAAGCGAAATCCAGCAGGCACTGGCGCGGGCACGCCGCGAGTGGACGGAGGGATAA